From a single Candidatus Brevundimonas phytovorans genomic region:
- the era gene encoding GTPase Era translates to MTETLNPNQRAGFAAIIGAPNAGKSTLVNRLTGSKVSIVTQKVQTTRFPVRGIAIEGDAQIVLVDTPGIFTPRRRLDRAMVASAWGGAQDADVVLHLIDAQSHIDAEGREGTAADRRSAEDTETIIANLKATGTKVILGLNKIDGMRRDTLLALSQRLFETGVYEEVYMISALSGDGVDDLKKRLARSMPVGPWLYPEDQSADVPVRVLAAEITREKVYLRVHEELPYSAAVETTAFEEKADGSARIEQTIYVERESQRPIVLGKGGQTLKWIGQKSREELIELLDRPVHLFLTVKVDPKWQDSRALYAQFGLEFDV, encoded by the coding sequence TTGACCGAGACCCTCAACCCGAACCAGCGCGCGGGCTTCGCCGCCATCATTGGCGCGCCCAACGCCGGCAAGTCGACGCTGGTGAACCGCCTGACGGGCTCCAAGGTCTCGATCGTGACCCAGAAGGTCCAGACCACGCGCTTTCCCGTGCGCGGCATCGCCATCGAGGGCGACGCCCAGATCGTTCTGGTGGACACGCCTGGCATCTTCACCCCGCGCCGTCGTCTGGACCGCGCCATGGTCGCCTCTGCCTGGGGCGGGGCTCAGGACGCCGACGTGGTGCTGCACCTGATCGACGCCCAGTCGCACATTGACGCCGAAGGTCGTGAAGGCACCGCCGCCGACCGTCGCTCGGCCGAAGACACCGAGACCATCATCGCCAACCTGAAGGCGACGGGCACCAAGGTCATCCTGGGCTTGAACAAGATCGACGGGATGCGCCGCGATACCCTTCTGGCCCTGTCGCAGCGGCTGTTCGAAACCGGCGTCTATGAAGAGGTCTATATGATCTCGGCCCTGAGCGGCGACGGCGTGGACGACCTGAAGAAGCGCCTGGCGCGTTCCATGCCCGTCGGGCCTTGGCTCTACCCGGAAGATCAGTCGGCCGACGTGCCGGTGCGCGTGCTGGCCGCCGAGATCACCCGTGAGAAGGTCTATCTGCGTGTCCACGAAGAACTGCCTTATTCGGCGGCGGTCGAGACGACCGCGTTCGAGGAAAAGGCCGATGGTTCGGCGCGCATCGAGCAGACCATCTATGTCGAGCGCGAAAGCCAGCGCCCCATCGTTCTGGGCAAGGGCGGTCAGACCCTGAAGTGGATCGGCCAGAAATCGCGCGAGGAGCTGATCGAGCTGCTGGACCGCCCCGTTCACCTGTTCCTGACCGTCAAGGTCGACCCGAAATGGCAGGACAGCCGCGCCCTTTACGCCCAGTTCGGCTTGGAGTTCGACGTCTAG
- a CDS encoding serine hydrolase gives MFVVPKTAGGRPWFLGSLAAVALVCAGAGAWIVHAVAPETQAATATKIRLPERPPVEVVEALPQLKARLDYLGERKQFMGAILVAKGDQVLFRQVYGKANYENDQPLKLDTRFRLASVSKQFTAAAILKLQDEGRLSVDDPVCRWIEPCPDAWKPLRIHHLLSHTSGIPDLMAQSEWGRIRVTPRTPQELTETSARYGLQFEPGTKIRYDNAAYNLAAEIVAKASGKPFETYLNDAILKPLGLKDTGSDAHADAQGLAMGYANFPGGLAAQPIANVSVVFGAGALYSTLDDMLVWNRALHNGHVLSENSYAQMIADHAPEGTPKERGRAHRAYGYGIYVNSLGEQVSPAFDDKQIYHTGSWAGFRNLVLYQPEADVTVVVLSNNYHQRDLVFMLSQQAMAEALGRPFPTSLHR, from the coding sequence GTGTTTGTAGTTCCCAAAACGGCAGGCGGGCGGCCCTGGTTCCTCGGATCCCTGGCTGCGGTCGCCCTGGTTTGCGCCGGCGCCGGCGCCTGGATCGTCCACGCCGTCGCACCGGAGACCCAGGCCGCGACAGCGACCAAGATCCGCCTGCCCGAGCGACCCCCGGTCGAGGTCGTCGAGGCCCTGCCGCAGTTGAAGGCGCGCCTGGACTATCTCGGCGAGCGCAAACAATTCATGGGGGCCATCCTGGTGGCCAAGGGCGATCAGGTCCTGTTCCGGCAGGTCTATGGCAAGGCCAACTACGAAAACGATCAACCGCTGAAGCTGGACACCCGCTTCCGGCTGGCCTCGGTGTCCAAGCAGTTCACCGCCGCGGCCATCCTGAAGCTGCAGGACGAGGGCAGGCTGTCGGTCGACGATCCAGTCTGTAGATGGATCGAGCCCTGCCCGGACGCGTGGAAGCCGTTACGCATTCATCACCTGCTGTCGCACACCTCGGGCATTCCCGACCTGATGGCCCAGTCGGAGTGGGGGCGCATCCGCGTTACCCCGCGCACGCCGCAGGAACTGACCGAGACGTCGGCCAGATACGGCCTGCAGTTCGAGCCGGGCACCAAGATTCGCTACGATAACGCCGCCTATAACCTGGCTGCCGAGATCGTCGCCAAGGCCAGCGGCAAGCCCTTTGAGACCTATCTGAACGACGCCATCCTCAAGCCTCTGGGCCTGAAGGATACGGGATCGGACGCCCACGCCGACGCGCAGGGCCTAGCCATGGGATACGCCAACTTCCCCGGCGGTCTGGCGGCCCAGCCGATCGCCAACGTCAGCGTCGTCTTCGGCGCCGGCGCCCTCTATTCGACCCTGGACGATATGCTGGTGTGGAACCGGGCCCTGCACAACGGCCACGTCCTGAGTGAGAACTCCTACGCCCAGATGATCGCTGACCATGCGCCTGAGGGGACCCCCAAGGAGCGGGGCCGCGCGCACCGGGCCTATGGCTACGGCATCTACGTCAACAGCCTGGGCGAGCAGGTTTCACCCGCCTTCGACGACAAGCAGATCTATCACACGGGAAGTTGGGCTGGGTTCCGCAACCTGGTCCTCTATCAGCCCGAAGCGGATGTGACGGTGGTTGTCCTGTCCAACAACTACCACCAGCGGGACCTGGTCTTCATGCTGAGCCAGCAGGCCATGGCCGAGGCCCTGGGACGACCCTTCCCGACCAGTCTGCACCGCTAG
- a CDS encoding MBL fold metallo-hydrolase, which produces MPHDRLKGAGPKPKARSSRRLVWGLVLGAGGLAVAALVGALVLRPSIDGYPTLPIRPDAAAPARLTVRFLGASTVALDDGQDVVLIDGYLSRPGLVTLLTRPLKPDQAAIARHMKHAGLNRISAIFVAHTHFDHALDSATLAKSRGAALYGTKTLAAIAAAEGAPSPVHLLQAGQPITIGRFQVTPFPTPHSPGDVAAGADAAAFKPPARARAYPEGGNHSFLVQNGSCRILIVPSAGLPGQTFRNVRADVLLLGVGQLSRQGPEAVDAYWRDTVLASGARVVVPIHWDDFTRSLDQPLAPLPYALDRLDQTLDRLTELAGDDIQVRLPTAFTAIDWSGLPAGGCA; this is translated from the coding sequence ATGCCACACGACAGATTGAAGGGCGCCGGCCCGAAGCCGAAGGCGAGGTCGTCACGCCGCCTGGTCTGGGGTCTGGTCCTGGGTGCGGGAGGGCTGGCCGTCGCGGCCCTGGTCGGGGCCCTTGTGCTGCGGCCTTCGATCGACGGCTATCCGACCCTGCCCATACGACCTGACGCCGCCGCGCCCGCCCGGCTGACGGTGCGCTTCCTCGGCGCCTCCACCGTGGCGCTGGACGACGGTCAGGACGTGGTCCTGATCGACGGCTATCTCAGCCGTCCGGGGTTGGTGACGTTGCTGACCCGCCCCTTGAAACCAGATCAAGCGGCGATCGCCCGCCACATGAAGCACGCCGGACTGAACCGAATCTCGGCCATCTTCGTCGCCCACACCCATTTCGATCACGCTCTGGACTCAGCCACCCTGGCGAAATCGCGCGGCGCCGCCCTCTATGGGACCAAGACCCTGGCGGCCATCGCGGCAGCCGAGGGAGCCCCCTCGCCGGTTCATCTTCTGCAGGCGGGCCAGCCGATCACCATTGGACGTTTTCAGGTCACGCCCTTTCCTACCCCTCACTCTCCCGGCGATGTCGCGGCGGGTGCAGACGCCGCCGCCTTCAAGCCCCCCGCCCGCGCGCGCGCCTATCCCGAGGGCGGCAACCATTCATTTCTGGTCCAGAACGGAAGCTGCCGTATCCTGATCGTACCCAGCGCGGGCCTGCCGGGCCAAACCTTCAGGAATGTCCGGGCGGATGTCCTTCTGCTGGGCGTCGGGCAGTTGTCGCGACAAGGCCCAGAGGCGGTCGACGCCTATTGGCGCGACACCGTCCTCGCCAGCGGGGCGCGGGTGGTGGTCCCCATCCACTGGGACGATTTCACCCGGTCTCTGGATCAGCCGCTGGCGCCCCTGCCCTATGCCCTCGACCGCCTCGACCAGACCCTGGATCGCCTTACCGAGCTGGCTGGCGACGACATTCAGGTACGCCTGCCGACCGCCTTCACCGCTATCGACTGGTCGGGTTTGCCTGCCGGGGGCTGCGCCTAG
- a CDS encoding acetyl-CoA hydrolase/transferase family protein, producing the protein MSRVRNAALQSKIMSAQDAAALIPANSTVGMSGFTGSGYPKVVPMALAERIEAEHAAGNPFKLKVWTGASTGPELDGALAKADGIEFRLPYNSDPIAREKINRGEMEYLDMHLSQVAPVAWQGFLGPLETAVVEVSGIREDGALIPSSSIGNNKTWLDRADRIILEVNSWQNPALEGMHDIYYGTALPPNRVPIPLTKPTDLIGETVFRVDPSKIAAIVETDSPDRNLPFAAPDASATAIAGHLIEFLQHEVKLGRLPAHLLPLQSGVGNVANAVLAGLATSPFENLTAYTEVLQDGMLDLLDSGKLTVASATAFSLSPEAAADLNSRMEQFRGKIILRPQEISNHPEIIRRLGCIAMNGLIEADIYGNVNSTHVMGSRIQNGIGGSGDFARNAYISCFVTPSTAKGGKISAIVPMASHVDHITQDVQVIVTEQGLADLRGLSPKQRAQVIIANCAHPDYRDALSDYYARALKGSYGLQSPHLLTEALSWHQRFIETGSMKP; encoded by the coding sequence ATGTCCCGCGTCCGCAACGCCGCCCTGCAATCGAAGATCATGTCCGCCCAGGACGCCGCCGCCCTGATCCCGGCCAATTCGACCGTGGGCATGAGCGGCTTTACCGGCTCGGGCTATCCCAAGGTGGTGCCGATGGCCCTGGCCGAGCGGATCGAGGCCGAGCACGCGGCGGGCAATCCCTTCAAGCTGAAGGTCTGGACGGGCGCCTCGACCGGGCCGGAACTGGACGGCGCCCTGGCCAAGGCGGACGGCATCGAGTTCCGCCTGCCCTACAACTCCGACCCCATCGCCCGTGAGAAGATCAACCGGGGCGAGATGGAATACCTGGACATGCACCTGTCGCAGGTGGCGCCCGTCGCCTGGCAGGGCTTCCTCGGCCCGCTGGAGACCGCCGTGGTCGAGGTCTCGGGCATCCGCGAGGACGGCGCCCTGATCCCTTCCTCCTCCATTGGCAACAACAAGACCTGGCTGGACCGCGCCGACCGCATCATCCTGGAGGTCAACAGCTGGCAGAACCCGGCGCTGGAGGGGATGCACGACATCTACTACGGCACGGCCCTGCCGCCGAACCGTGTGCCGATCCCGCTGACCAAGCCGACCGACCTGATCGGCGAGACCGTCTTCCGCGTCGATCCGTCGAAGATCGCCGCCATCGTCGAGACCGACAGCCCTGACCGCAACCTGCCCTTCGCCGCGCCGGACGCCAGCGCCACGGCCATCGCCGGGCACCTGATCGAGTTCCTGCAGCATGAGGTGAAGCTGGGCCGCCTGCCCGCCCATCTGCTGCCGCTGCAATCGGGCGTGGGCAATGTCGCCAACGCCGTGCTGGCGGGACTGGCGACCAGTCCGTTCGAGAACCTGACCGCCTATACCGAGGTGCTGCAGGACGGGATGCTGGACCTGCTGGACTCGGGCAAGCTGACCGTCGCCTCGGCCACCGCCTTCTCGCTCAGCCCCGAGGCGGCCGCCGACCTGAACAGCCGGATGGAGCAGTTCCGCGGCAAGATCATCCTGCGCCCGCAGGAAATCTCGAACCACCCGGAGATCATCCGCCGTCTGGGCTGCATCGCCATGAACGGCCTGATCGAGGCCGACATCTACGGCAACGTCAACTCGACCCACGTCATGGGCTCGCGCATCCAGAACGGCATCGGCGGCTCGGGCGATTTCGCCCGCAACGCCTACATCTCCTGCTTCGTCACGCCGTCGACGGCCAAGGGCGGCAAGATCTCGGCCATCGTGCCCATGGCCAGCCATGTCGACCACATCACCCAGGACGTGCAGGTCATCGTCACGGAACAGGGCCTGGCCGACCTGCGCGGCCTGTCGCCCAAGCAGCGCGCCCAGGTCATCATCGCCAACTGCGCCCACCCCGACTATCGCGACGCGCTCAGCGACTACTACGCCCGCGCGCTGAAAGGCTCCTATGGGCTGCAATCGCCGCACCTGCTGACCGAGGCCCTGTCCTGGCATCAGCGCTTCATCGAAACAGGGTCGATGAAGCCCTAG
- a CDS encoding nuclear transport factor 2 family protein, whose amino-acid sequence MITAALMMLQLSAAPVQAAPAAEAETAPVERVLDAMHAAASKADGETYFATFTADGRFIGTDVTERWTLPEFRAYAMPYFSQGKGWTYRPSGRVVTIAPIDCRCVAWFDEVLDNDAYGTTRGSGVLRLTEDGWKIEQYVLSFAVPNDKARAVVDAIKAD is encoded by the coding sequence ATGATCACCGCCGCTCTGATGATGCTCCAACTGTCCGCCGCTCCGGTCCAGGCCGCGCCTGCCGCCGAAGCCGAGACCGCCCCCGTCGAGCGCGTGCTGGACGCCATGCACGCTGCGGCGTCAAAGGCCGACGGCGAGACCTATTTCGCGACCTTCACGGCGGACGGCCGCTTCATCGGTACGGACGTGACCGAGCGGTGGACCCTGCCGGAGTTCCGCGCCTACGCCATGCCCTATTTCTCGCAAGGCAAGGGCTGGACCTATCGTCCGTCGGGGCGGGTGGTGACGATCGCCCCGATCGACTGCCGCTGCGTCGCCTGGTTCGACGAGGTGCTGGACAACGACGCCTATGGCACGACGCGCGGCTCCGGCGTGCTGCGCCTGACTGAGGACGGCTGGAAGATCGAGCAGTATGTCCTCAGCTTCGCCGTGCCGAACGACAAGGCGCGCGCCGTCGTCGATGCGATCAAGGCCGACTGA
- the recO gene encoding DNA repair protein RecO, with protein sequence MEVQDDAFVLSARAHGDTGAVVELLTERHGRRAAYVAGGASRKMRPFLQAGARVVADLRSRTSDQLGSARLEPVGEGPAALFDDPLALVGLNAAAAVAQGALPEREPHPGAFLAFEAMMGAFAVPEVWPAIFVRFEAGLLDDLGFGLDLSRCAATGSMDDLIYVSPRTGRAVSREAGAPYADKLLNLPPFMLGAQAGLGEGDVKAGLDLTGHFLEQFVFHALNKPLPPARVWMIERLAEAGRL encoded by the coding sequence ATGGAGGTTCAGGACGACGCCTTCGTCCTGTCGGCGCGGGCGCATGGCGATACCGGGGCCGTGGTCGAACTGCTGACCGAGCGGCACGGACGACGCGCCGCCTATGTAGCGGGCGGGGCGTCGCGGAAGATGCGGCCCTTCCTCCAGGCCGGGGCGAGGGTGGTGGCGGATTTGCGGTCGCGGACCTCGGACCAGCTGGGATCTGCAAGGCTGGAGCCTGTGGGCGAGGGGCCGGCGGCCCTGTTTGACGATCCTCTGGCCCTGGTCGGGCTGAACGCAGCGGCGGCGGTGGCGCAAGGGGCCTTGCCGGAGCGCGAGCCGCATCCGGGGGCGTTTCTGGCCTTCGAGGCCATGATGGGGGCCTTTGCCGTGCCCGAGGTCTGGCCCGCCATCTTCGTGCGGTTCGAGGCGGGGCTGCTGGACGACCTGGGCTTTGGGCTGGATCTGTCGCGGTGTGCGGCCACGGGGTCGATGGATGACCTGATCTATGTCAGCCCGCGCACGGGCCGCGCCGTCAGTCGCGAGGCGGGCGCACCCTATGCCGACAAGCTGCTGAACCTGCCGCCCTTCATGCTGGGGGCGCAGGCGGGGTTGGGGGAAGGTGATGTGAAGGCGGGGCTGGACCTGACCGGGCATTTTCTTGAGCAGTTCGTCTTCCACGCCCTGAACAAGCCGCTGCCGCCCGCGCGGGTATGGATGATCGAGCGGCTGGCCGAGGCCGGGCGCCTCTAG
- a CDS encoding cytochrome c biogenesis protein DipZ → MLLILLSYLAGALTILSPCILPVLPFVFARAGQPFVKSGLPLLLGMALTFAGVATLAAVGGGWAVQANQVGRWIALAVMAVLGLTLVFPALADRLTRPLVALGSRLTEKASAEQQTGGGVWPSFLLGVATGLLWAPCAGPILGLILTGAALQGASVGTTLLLTAYAAGAATSLALALLIGGKVFQTMKKSLGVGEWVRKGLGVLVLIGVAAIALGLDTGLLTRLSSGGTNRIEQSLLSRFGAGQPVNAPVAPLNALPIEGAMPPLTGATEWINSPPLTTEQLRGKVVLVDFWTYSCINCVRTIPYVRAWAEKYRDQGLVVIGVHTPEFAFEKSPANVRDAVRRFGVTYPVAMDNDFAIWRAFQNNYWPAHYFVDAKGNIRYHHFGEGDYEHSERVIQQLLKEAGATGVDQAVVQVRGQGAEAAADMAEVASPETYVGYARAKHFVSPGGFGFDVRKTYAAAPLKLNDWSLSGDWIVRPEHADLQAPGGRLAFRFKARDLHLVMGPSNMGQPVRFRVRIDGQAPGADAGVDIDAQGLGRIDSQRLYQLVRQSGGARERTFEIEFLDPGVQVFAFTFG, encoded by the coding sequence ATGCTCCTGATCCTGCTGTCCTATCTGGCCGGGGCGCTGACCATTCTCAGCCCCTGTATCCTGCCGGTCCTGCCCTTTGTGTTTGCACGCGCGGGCCAGCCCTTTGTGAAAAGCGGCCTGCCCCTGCTGCTGGGCATGGCCCTGACGTTCGCGGGCGTGGCGACGCTGGCGGCGGTCGGCGGCGGCTGGGCGGTGCAGGCCAATCAGGTCGGGCGCTGGATTGCCCTGGCGGTCATGGCGGTGCTGGGGCTGACCCTGGTGTTTCCGGCCCTGGCGGATCGACTGACGCGGCCTCTGGTCGCGCTGGGCTCGCGCCTGACCGAAAAGGCCAGCGCGGAGCAACAGACGGGCGGCGGCGTCTGGCCCTCCTTCCTGCTGGGCGTGGCGACCGGCCTGCTGTGGGCGCCGTGCGCCGGGCCGATCCTGGGCCTGATCCTGACCGGCGCCGCGCTGCAAGGGGCCAGCGTCGGCACCACCCTGCTGCTGACCGCCTACGCCGCCGGGGCCGCGACCTCGCTGGCCCTGGCCCTGCTGATCGGCGGCAAGGTCTTCCAGACGATGAAGAAGTCGCTGGGCGTCGGCGAATGGGTGCGAAAAGGTCTGGGCGTGCTCGTCCTGATCGGCGTCGCCGCCATTGCGCTCGGTCTCGACACCGGCCTGCTGACCCGCCTGTCCAGCGGCGGCACCAACCGCATCGAGCAGAGCCTGCTCAGCCGCTTTGGCGCGGGTCAGCCCGTGAACGCCCCCGTCGCGCCGCTAAACGCCCTGCCGATCGAAGGCGCCATGCCGCCGCTGACCGGCGCGACCGAGTGGATCAACAGCCCGCCCCTGACCACCGAACAACTGCGCGGCAAGGTCGTGCTGGTCGATTTCTGGACCTACTCCTGCATCAACTGCGTGCGGACCATCCCCTATGTCCGCGCCTGGGCCGAGAAGTATCGCGATCAGGGTCTGGTGGTGATCGGAGTTCACACGCCCGAGTTCGCCTTCGAGAAGTCGCCCGCCAACGTCCGCGACGCCGTGCGCCGCTTTGGCGTCACCTACCCCGTGGCCATGGATAACGACTTCGCCATCTGGCGGGCGTTCCAGAACAACTACTGGCCGGCCCACTACTTCGTCGATGCCAAGGGGAACATCCGCTACCATCACTTCGGCGAGGGCGACTACGAGCACTCCGAGCGGGTCATCCAGCAACTGCTGAAGGAGGCCGGGGCGACCGGCGTCGATCAGGCCGTGGTTCAGGTGCGCGGTCAGGGCGCCGAGGCCGCCGCCGACATGGCCGAGGTCGCCTCGCCCGAAACCTACGTCGGCTACGCCCGCGCCAAGCACTTCGTCTCGCCCGGCGGCTTCGGCTTCGACGTGCGAAAGACCTATGCGGCCGCGCCTCTGAAACTGAACGACTGGAGCCTGTCCGGCGACTGGATCGTGCGGCCCGAACATGCCGACCTTCAGGCGCCGGGCGGACGCCTCGCCTTCCGCTTCAAGGCCCGCGACCTGCATCTGGTCATGGGGCCCAGCAACATGGGCCAACCCGTGCGCTTCCGCGTCCGCATCGACGGCCAGGCGCCGGGCGCCGACGCCGGCGTGGATATCGACGCTCAGGGCCTGGGGCGGATCGACAGCCAGCGCCTCTATCAACTGGTGCGCCAGTCGGGCGGCGCCCGCGAACGCACCTTCGAGATCGAATTCCTCGACCCCGGCGTTCAGGTCTTCGCCTTCACCTTCGGCTGA
- the parC gene encoding DNA topoisomerase IV subunit A, translated as MTIHTPTPEGGRIVEEPMSEALSKRYLAYALSTITNRALPDVRDGFKPVHRRIMYAMHQMRLNPQAAARKCAKVVGEVMGGYHPHGDASIYEALVRLAQDFAQRYPLVDGQGNFGNIDGDSAAAMRYTECKLTPAAVLLLDGIDQDSVDFRATYDDQDEEPVVLPAGFPNLLANGSSGIAVGMATSIPPHNVGELIDACQLLLERPEATTEELVQIVPGPDFPTGGVSVEGHASILDAYETGRGGVRLRARWETEDLGRGVWRIIVTEMPYQVQKSRLIEALADLIENKKAPLLGDVRDESAEDIRLILEPKNRTIEPEMLMESLFKLSDLEVRFPINMNVLDATGTPRVMGLKDCLQAFLDHRRVVLNRRSQWRIERVEKRLHLLEGLRIVFLNLDEVIRIVREEEQPKAVLIARFGLSEPQADYILDTRLRQLARIEEMAIDKEFNALAEELAALKALTSSEGKQWKAISKELEVVRKALISPRRTTIGEAVDASAFVAPEAFIPREAITVILSERGWIRAAKGKVEDPSELKFKEGDSLAFLVPTFTTDKLLVGASDGRIFTIGADKLASGRGHGEPLRLMIDLDEKAEIINVVAHEPNAKLLVASKAGYGFVAPENDLLAQKRGGKQVLNGDMLAMLRVTGDHVAVIGENIKALIFPIAELPEMGRGKGVKLQSYKQGGLADVAVFNAEAGPEWADGGGRRRNWPDWKDWLGKRAGAGRQGPRGMRKFR; from the coding sequence ATGACCATCCACACTCCGACGCCCGAAGGCGGCCGCATCGTTGAAGAGCCGATGAGCGAGGCGCTGTCCAAGCGCTACCTCGCCTACGCCCTGTCCACGATCACCAACCGCGCGCTGCCCGACGTGCGCGACGGCTTCAAGCCGGTGCACCGGCGCATCATGTACGCCATGCACCAGATGCGGCTGAACCCGCAGGCGGCGGCGCGCAAGTGCGCCAAGGTCGTCGGCGAGGTCATGGGCGGCTATCACCCGCACGGCGACGCCTCCATCTATGAGGCTCTGGTCCGTCTGGCCCAGGACTTCGCCCAGCGCTATCCGCTGGTCGACGGTCAGGGCAATTTCGGCAACATCGACGGCGATAGCGCCGCCGCCATGCGTTACACCGAGTGCAAGCTGACGCCCGCCGCCGTCCTCCTGCTGGACGGCATCGATCAGGACTCGGTCGATTTCCGCGCCACCTATGACGATCAGGACGAGGAGCCGGTGGTGCTGCCGGCGGGCTTCCCCAACCTGCTGGCCAACGGATCGTCGGGCATTGCGGTGGGCATGGCGACCTCGATCCCGCCGCACAACGTCGGCGAACTGATCGACGCCTGTCAGCTGCTGCTGGAGCGGCCCGAGGCGACGACTGAGGAGCTGGTGCAGATCGTGCCGGGGCCGGACTTCCCGACCGGCGGGGTGTCGGTGGAAGGTCATGCCTCGATCCTGGACGCCTATGAGACGGGCAGGGGCGGGGTGCGCCTGCGCGCGCGCTGGGAGACCGAGGACCTGGGTCGCGGCGTCTGGCGCATCATCGTCACCGAGATGCCCTATCAGGTGCAGAAGAGCCGCCTGATCGAGGCCCTGGCCGACCTGATCGAGAACAAGAAGGCGCCCCTGCTGGGCGACGTGCGCGACGAGTCGGCGGAAGACATCCGGCTGATCCTGGAGCCGAAGAACCGCACCATCGAGCCCGAGATGCTGATGGAGAGCCTGTTCAAGCTGTCCGATCTGGAGGTCCGCTTCCCGATCAACATGAACGTGCTGGACGCCACGGGCACGCCGCGCGTCATGGGCCTGAAGGACTGCCTGCAAGCCTTCCTGGATCACCGCCGCGTGGTGCTGAACCGCCGGTCGCAATGGCGGATCGAGCGGGTCGAGAAGCGACTGCACCTGCTGGAAGGCCTGCGCATCGTCTTCCTCAACCTGGACGAGGTGATCCGCATCGTTCGCGAGGAGGAGCAGCCGAAGGCGGTCCTGATCGCGCGCTTTGGTCTGAGCGAGCCGCAAGCCGACTACATCCTCGACACCCGTCTGCGCCAATTGGCGCGGATCGAAGAAATGGCCATCGACAAGGAATTCAATGCTCTGGCCGAGGAACTTGCGGCACTGAAGGCGCTGACATCTTCGGAAGGCAAGCAGTGGAAGGCCATTTCCAAGGAGCTGGAGGTCGTGCGCAAGGCGCTGATCTCCCCGCGCCGCACCACCATCGGCGAGGCGGTCGACGCCTCGGCCTTTGTGGCGCCCGAAGCCTTCATCCCGCGCGAAGCCATCACCGTCATCCTGTCGGAGCGCGGCTGGATCCGCGCCGCCAAGGGCAAGGTCGAGGACCCGTCGGAACTGAAGTTCAAGGAGGGCGACAGCCTGGCCTTCCTGGTGCCGACCTTCACCACGGACAAGCTGCTGGTGGGCGCCTCGGACGGGCGCATCTTCACCATCGGCGCCGACAAGCTGGCGTCGGGGCGCGGTCACGGCGAGCCGCTGCGTCTGATGATCGATCTCGACGAAAAGGCCGAGATTATCAATGTGGTGGCGCACGAACCGAATGCGAAGCTTCTGGTCGCGTCCAAGGCCGGTTACGGCTTCGTCGCGCCGGAAAACGACCTCCTGGCCCAGAAACGCGGCGGCAAGCAGGTGCTGAACGGCGACATGCTGGCCATGCTGCGGGTGACTGGCGACCACGTCGCGGTCATCGGCGAGAACATCAAGGCGCTGATCTTCCCCATCGCTGAACTGCCTGAAATGGGCCGTGGCAAGGGCGTGAAGCTGCAGAGCTACAAGCAGGGCGGTCTGGCCGACGTGGCGGTGTTCAACGCTGAGGCGGGACCAGAATGGGCCGACGGGGGCGGTCGTCGCCGCAACTGGCCCGATTGGAAGGACTGGCTGGGCAAGCGCGCCGGCGCCGGTCGTCAGGGGCCGCGCGGGATGCGCAAGTTCCGCTAG
- a CDS encoding LemA family protein: MITLIIIAVIVVVLLFVVVGAYNRLVALDQSANQSFADIDVQLKQRQDLIPNLVETVKGYATHERGTLDAVTQARAAAAGARTVDEKVQAENMLTGALGRLFAVSEAYPDLKANANFQQLQMDLSDIENKLAAARRFFNNAVSEFNAVRRQFPTVLFAGMFGFASDKPFFDVGEGERAALNAAPPTVKF; encoded by the coding sequence ATGATCACCCTGATCATCATCGCCGTTATCGTCGTCGTTCTGCTGTTCGTCGTCGTCGGCGCCTACAACAGACTGGTGGCGCTGGATCAGTCCGCGAACCAGTCGTTCGCCGACATCGACGTGCAGTTGAAGCAGCGTCAGGACCTGATCCCCAACCTGGTCGAGACGGTGAAGGGCTACGCCACGCACGAGCGCGGCACCCTGGACGCCGTGACCCAGGCCCGCGCCGCCGCCGCCGGCGCCCGCACCGTTGATGAGAAGGTGCAGGCCGAGAACATGCTGACCGGCGCTCTGGGACGTCTGTTCGCCGTGTCCGAGGCCTATCCGGATCTGAAGGCCAACGCCAACTTCCAGCAGCTTCAGATGGACCTGTCGGACATCGAGAACAAGCTGGCCGCCGCGCGCCGCTTCTTCAACAATGCCGTCAGCGAGTTCAACGCCGTGCGCCGCCAGTTCCCGACGGTGCTGTTCGCCGGCATGTTCGGCTTTGCCTCGGACAAGCCCTTCTTCGACGTGGGCGAGGGTGAACGTGCGGCCCTGAACGCGGCCCCGCCGACGGTGAAGTTCTAA